From a single Rickettsia endosymbiont of Cantharis rufa genomic region:
- a CDS encoding sigma-54 dependent transcriptional regulator: MSPIDVLIVDDEEDIRNIIATILKDEGFNPKVAANSTQALRILSEKPVSAVILDIWLQGSEIDGLGILEIIKKRYPLMPVIIISGHGTIETAVNAIKMGAYDYIEKPFNNDKLVILLKRACEVTKLKRENIDLKSKVIDKTELVGKCSITLKYLMEIERAAGSGSRIMIHGKVGSGKELAARLIHKKSKRVNNPFIIFSPTCMTTEKINQELFGEAEKQENNTKRPTILEFANNGTLYIDEVSNIPIPIQIKLLKFLKDQTITKPCGKNIKVDIKIITGTSKNIQDEVNNGKFLEDLYHRLNVSSLEVPSLYDRKEDIPLLVKYFVKQLSKFSGLKERTFADETIAALQSYEWPGNIRQLRNVVEWTLIMNPLTTGNNEIIKPYMIPSEILANSANLTKLEDSFDMLSMPLREAREVFERQYLSAQMSRFNNNISKTSSFVGMERSALHRKLKLLSLHVPPTNRINEEEYEEVNA, encoded by the coding sequence ATGTCACCAATAGATGTTTTAATAGTAGATGACGAAGAGGATATACGAAATATTATTGCCACAATTTTGAAAGATGAAGGTTTTAACCCTAAGGTTGCCGCTAATAGTACTCAAGCCCTTAGAATACTTTCCGAAAAACCGGTCTCTGCAGTTATACTTGATATTTGGCTTCAAGGAAGCGAGATTGATGGGCTTGGGATTTTAGAGATAATTAAAAAACGTTATCCTTTAATGCCGGTAATAATTATCAGCGGTCACGGTACTATAGAAACAGCGGTAAATGCTATAAAAATGGGGGCTTATGATTATATAGAAAAACCGTTTAATAATGATAAATTGGTTATTTTACTTAAAAGAGCTTGTGAAGTAACAAAGTTAAAGCGTGAGAATATAGATTTAAAATCAAAGGTTATCGATAAAACCGAATTAGTAGGCAAATGTTCGATAACTTTAAAATATCTAATGGAAATAGAGAGGGCAGCGGGTTCCGGCAGTCGTATAATGATTCATGGTAAGGTCGGTAGCGGTAAAGAGCTTGCAGCAAGGTTAATTCATAAAAAATCTAAGAGGGTTAATAATCCTTTCATTATCTTCAGCCCTACCTGTATGACCACAGAAAAAATCAATCAAGAATTATTCGGCGAAGCAGAAAAACAGGAAAATAATACTAAGCGCCCTACTATCTTAGAATTCGCTAATAACGGTACCTTATATATAGATGAAGTCAGTAATATCCCCATTCCTATTCAGATAAAGTTATTAAAATTTCTTAAGGATCAAACCATTACAAAACCTTGCGGAAAAAATATTAAAGTCGATATAAAAATCATCACTGGTACTTCTAAAAATATCCAAGACGAAGTCAATAACGGTAAATTTTTAGAGGATCTATATCATCGTCTTAATGTTTCTTCTCTAGAAGTCCCTTCACTATATGACAGAAAAGAAGATATACCGCTACTCGTAAAATATTTTGTTAAGCAGCTTTCAAAATTTTCAGGTTTAAAGGAACGTACTTTTGCCGATGAAACTATAGCAGCACTTCAATCCTATGAATGGCCAGGCAATATTAGACAATTACGTAATGTTGTTGAATGGACTTTAATTATGAATCCATTAACTACAGGTAATAATGAAATTATCAAACCTTATATGATACCTTCAGAAATATTAGCAAATAGTGCTAATCTTACAAAACTTGAAGATAGCTTTGATATGCTATCTATGCCGCTTAGAGAAGCTAGAGAAGTTTTTGAACGTCAATATTTATCGGCACAAATGAGTCGTTTCAATAATAATATTTCAAAAACATCGTCATTTGTCGGCATGGAAAGATCGGCTTTGCATCGTAAATTAAAACTATTAAGCTTACATGTACCTCCTACAAATAGAATAAATGAAGAGGAGTATGAGGAAGTAAATGCCTAG
- a CDS encoding pentapeptide repeat-containing protein, with the protein MPRVISIITIYLLLSSCSESTRDANGLLTDSQSTVIRNYIISQNSKNLKVNLKEKFGSNLKGVKLIGVKLINEDLSGIDLTSCEILRADFAGSNLEKAILTNAIIQESNFADSVIKNISGYNSDFQGSIFNNITLQNTNFVQSNFSDTDFNKTTIQNVNFENSKFSHVLWSNNTIEGVNFQKANLKNNSFKNTNISNSIFYGTDLEKSVINNTNFTNNYFESSDLSQTKLTAVIIKDSNFTQSIFNEVSFNNVQSNNSFFSYASFRGSTLQNISITKCDLQNSTINSSVLNQFKIDNSILNNMSLNDNKFNNLSIRNSNANFVRINKTTGSNITLDNISHINNIFSNNDFKQFIVINTNLTSSEIINSNVTNGQFNNVNFSKSLIQNVNFSDVKINLGNLNQVALINSNLTNTVVINSVLANSQINNINYQAYSGFINTNVSNNIILNNDNSSKIPPNNIVISSVKDLQRITNLANMNLTNLDLSNLKFDRVDFSNSIFKNANLTNTIIKNSSLQKVDFSATTISKTDFSNSILTDSIFKSAKINQANFSNSDLTNVDFSDATIKDTSFDKAKTDGMRGVW; encoded by the coding sequence ATGCCTAGAGTCATATCAATAATTACTATTTACTTGTTATTAAGCAGTTGTTCCGAATCTACTCGTGATGCGAATGGATTACTTACAGATAGCCAAAGCACGGTAATTCGGAATTATATAATATCGCAAAATTCTAAAAATCTTAAAGTGAATCTTAAGGAGAAATTCGGTTCAAATTTAAAAGGAGTAAAATTAATAGGAGTAAAGCTAATAAATGAAGATTTATCAGGAATAGATTTAACTTCCTGCGAAATATTACGTGCTGATTTTGCAGGTAGTAATTTAGAAAAAGCAATACTTACAAATGCTATAATTCAAGAAAGTAATTTTGCAGATTCAGTAATAAAAAATATTTCCGGATATAATTCTGACTTTCAAGGTTCAATTTTTAACAATATAACATTACAAAATACAAATTTTGTTCAATCAAATTTTAGCGATACTGATTTTAATAAAACTACTATACAAAATGTTAATTTTGAAAACTCTAAATTTAGTCATGTATTATGGAGTAATAATACTATCGAAGGTGTTAATTTTCAAAAAGCTAACTTAAAGAATAATAGCTTTAAAAATACTAATATATCAAATTCAATATTTTATGGTACAGATTTGGAAAAAAGTGTGATAAATAACACCAACTTTACTAATAATTATTTTGAATCTAGCGACCTAAGTCAAACTAAATTAACGGCAGTAATAATTAAGGATTCTAACTTCACACAAAGTATTTTTAATGAAGTAAGCTTTAATAACGTACAAAGTAACAACTCTTTCTTTTCATACGCTTCCTTTCGGGGTTCAACATTACAAAATATTAGCATCACTAAATGTGATTTACAAAACAGTACAATTAATAGTTCAGTTTTAAATCAGTTTAAAATCGATAATTCTATATTAAATAATATGAGTCTAAACGATAATAAATTTAATAATTTATCAATAAGAAATAGTAATGCTAATTTTGTAAGGATTAATAAAACTACAGGTTCAAATATCACTTTAGATAATATTAGCCATATTAATAATATTTTTAGCAATAATGATTTTAAACAATTTATAGTGATTAATACCAATTTAACCAGCAGTGAAATAATAAACTCAAATGTAACTAACGGGCAATTTAATAATGTAAATTTTTCTAAATCATTGATACAAAACGTAAATTTTTCAGATGTTAAAATTAATTTAGGCAATTTAAACCAAGTAGCTCTAATAAATTCTAATCTAACAAATACCGTGGTTATTAATTCGGTCCTTGCTAATTCACAAATAAATAATATTAACTACCAAGCATATTCCGGTTTTATTAATACTAATGTTTCTAATAATATTATTTTAAATAACGATAATTCGAGTAAAATCCCACCGAATAATATAGTAATAAGTTCGGTAAAAGATCTGCAAAGAATAACTAACTTAGCAAATATGAATTTAACAAATCTTGACTTAAGTAATCTAAAGTTTGATAGAGTAGATTTTTCAAATAGTATCTTTAAGAATGCTAACTTAACAAATACGATAATTAAGAACTCTTCTTTACAAAAGGTAGATTTTTCTGCAACAACAATTTCTAAAACAGATTTTTCAAACTCAATATTAACAGATAGCATATTTAAATCAGCTAAAATTAATCAGGCTAACTTTAGTAACTCTGACCTAACAAATGTTGATTTTAGTGATGCGACAATTAAGGATACTTCATTTGATAAGGCTAAGACAGATGGCATGAGAGGAGTGTGGTAG
- a CDS encoding IS1-like element transposase: MSINGSGVRDTVRVLKVGINTVIRVLKKI, encoded by the coding sequence ATGTCAATCAATGGCTCTGGAGTTAGGGATACAGTAAGAGTATTAAAAGTGGGTATCAATACGGTTATCCGTGTTTTAAAAAAAATCTAG
- a CDS encoding IS3 family transposase, which yields MLSCNTGARPDWAVGKLRSLDLLNRKSLVESKLGQLPKTRQCELLGVNRSSAYYKVQEVSSYNISILNRIDEIYTDNPEFGYRYIYHQLLEDGYKIDRDRVLKYMRLVGIEAIYPHKKKLTTIKDGEHKIYSYLLDKFWIKTDKTKKVVVPTANEVWSGDITYIRTKGGFMYLTAIIDWHSKAILSYKLSNSMDGLLVTDVLKEALSKYQAPQILNSDQGSQYTSNDHISILKSHDIQISMNGKGRNIDNIVIERFFRTLKYNCIFINDYQNIGELKEGINDYISKYNYQRFHSSIGYKKPMNVYLDSIQHHTQIAA from the coding sequence ATGCTAAGCTGCAATACGGGGGCACGGCCAGATTGGGCAGTGGGAAAGCTAAGAAGCTTGGATTTATTAAATAGAAAGAGTCTTGTAGAGTCCAAGCTAGGACAATTACCAAAGACAAGACAATGTGAATTATTAGGGGTTAACCGTTCTTCAGCATATTATAAAGTACAAGAGGTTAGTAGCTATAATATAAGTATATTAAATAGAATAGATGAGATATATACAGATAATCCAGAATTTGGATATCGTTATATATATCATCAATTATTAGAAGATGGGTATAAGATAGATCGAGATCGAGTACTAAAATATATGAGATTAGTTGGTATTGAAGCGATATATCCTCATAAAAAGAAACTCACTACCATCAAAGATGGTGAGCATAAAATATACAGCTATCTACTTGATAAATTCTGGATTAAAACAGATAAGACTAAGAAAGTAGTTGTTCCTACTGCCAATGAGGTTTGGAGCGGAGATATTACATATATTCGCACTAAAGGCGGCTTTATGTATCTAACAGCCATTATAGATTGGCATAGCAAAGCCATATTAAGCTATAAACTGTCGAATAGTATGGATGGACTATTAGTTACTGATGTATTGAAGGAGGCATTAAGTAAGTATCAAGCTCCGCAGATTTTGAATAGTGATCAGGGTAGTCAATATACTAGCAATGATCATATAAGTATTCTTAAAAGTCATGATATACAGATATCAATGAACGGTAAGGGCAGAAATATTGATAATATTGTTATTGAGCGTTTCTTTAGGACACTGAAATATAATTGTATATTTATTAATGATTATCAAAATATAGGAGAACTTAAAGAGGGTATCAATGATTATATCAGTAAATATAATTATCAGAGATTTCATTCAAGTATTGGGTATAAAAAACCCATGAATGTATATCTCGATAGTATACAACATCATACACAAATAGCAGCTTAA
- the hemC gene encoding hydroxymethylbilane synthase, translated as MTNSIRIGTRKSPLALIQTNLVIGQIRQYFPNINCEIVPIITSGDLIQNKPLYDIGGKALFLKEIEQALLDKKIDLAVHSLKDVSGRIPEELVIAAVLEREDPRDVFVCLKYRSIEELPQNAIIGSSAVRRKAFIQKIRPDLKIVVFRGNVDSRIKKLVNNEVDATILAYAGLKRLGAFNPEYCHLIEYSRMLPCIGQGVIAIEIRQDNNAMLEICNQINHIPTFELIKPERAFLEYLDANCRTPIAAYSKYLDADNVKIDFMLGNLDGSKITFHTETTNTKTSKEAGIKAAKMMSDKLF; from the coding sequence ATGACAAATTCTATCAGAATAGGTACAAGAAAAAGTCCGCTTGCTTTAATTCAAACTAATTTAGTAATAGGGCAAATCAGACAATACTTTCCTAATATTAACTGTGAAATAGTGCCAATTATTACTAGCGGCGATTTAATCCAAAATAAACCATTATACGATATAGGCGGTAAAGCTTTATTTTTAAAGGAAATAGAGCAAGCCTTGCTTGATAAAAAAATTGACTTAGCGGTTCATTCTTTAAAAGATGTATCGGGTAGAATACCTGAAGAGTTAGTAATAGCGGCTGTTTTAGAACGTGAAGATCCCAGAGACGTGTTTGTTTGTCTAAAATATAGATCTATAGAAGAGTTGCCGCAAAATGCCATAATAGGTAGCTCGGCAGTACGAAGAAAAGCATTCATCCAAAAAATAAGACCCGATTTAAAGATAGTGGTTTTTAGAGGAAATGTTGATTCAAGAATAAAAAAGCTAGTGAACAATGAAGTTGATGCAACAATTTTAGCATATGCTGGGCTGAAAAGGTTAGGGGCGTTTAATCCGGAGTATTGTCATTTGATAGAGTATTCACGGATGTTGCCGTGTATAGGGCAGGGAGTCATTGCAATTGAAATACGACAAGATAATAATGCCATGCTTGAAATATGCAACCAAATTAATCATATTCCTACCTTTGAACTAATAAAACCTGAAAGAGCTTTTTTAGAATATCTAGACGCAAATTGCCGCACCCCGATCGCTGCTTACTCTAAATATTTAGATGCGGATAATGTAAAAATCGATTTTATGCTTGGTAACCTCGACGGCAGTAAAATAACTTTCCATACTGAAACTACAAATACAAAAACCTCAAAAGAAGCAGGCATAAAAGCCGCTAAAATGATGTCGGATAAACTATTCTAA
- a CDS encoding LD-carboxypeptidase: protein MKKIIFNKQQDLVSIIAPASGCPDARGKLKEAIKMLALHGFKTLVDDKIFSRDELPFFAAPKEERLRMFKEALENEQVKIIWVFRGGYGCGEFVEDCFNLNKKGDKILIGYSDITALHLLLNNHYNIPTIHGSVLTSLLTPTNQTIMPIINVLKGEKGKIQFTPINKISEENITGKITGGNLTVLTKLVSTSLRIHSHSYTSLSHPHTSLCHSRESENPEKIILDPRFHGDDNKIPQYNKKILLLEDVNEKGYAVHCNLVHLKSADIFNDIEAIIFGDFTKGGEVVEQAIESICLKHIPNIETYKAVRIGHGEVNHPVIMNHEVIISRNILSFTSPFKIIESK, encoded by the coding sequence ATGAAAAAAATTATTTTTAATAAACAACAAGATCTTGTATCAATTATAGCCCCGGCGTCAGGTTGCCCGGATGCCCGGGGTAAATTAAAGGAAGCTATTAAAATGCTAGCTTTGCATGGTTTTAAAACTTTAGTAGATGATAAGATTTTCTCAAGGGATGAATTACCTTTTTTCGCTGCTCCTAAAGAGGAAAGGCTGAGAATGTTTAAAGAAGCCTTGGAAAATGAACAGGTTAAAATAATTTGGGTTTTTCGTGGCGGATATGGTTGTGGTGAGTTTGTAGAAGATTGTTTTAACTTAAACAAGAAAGGAGATAAAATTCTGATAGGCTATAGCGATATTACCGCTTTACATTTATTACTAAATAACCATTATAATATCCCAACTATTCACGGTTCAGTACTAACCTCATTACTAACGCCTACTAATCAGACCATTATGCCTATAATAAATGTTCTTAAAGGAGAAAAGGGCAAAATACAATTTACACCTATAAATAAAATTAGTGAGGAAAATATAACCGGTAAAATAACAGGCGGCAATTTAACGGTTTTAACTAAATTGGTTAGTACTAGTTTACGAATTCATTCCCATTCCTATACTTCTTTATCTCATCCCCATACTTCTTTATGTCATTCCCGCGAAAGCGAGAATCCAGAAAAAATAATATTGGATCCCCGTTTTCACGGGGATGACAATAAAATACCTCAGTATAATAAGAAAATTCTACTGCTTGAAGATGTTAATGAAAAAGGTTATGCAGTACATTGTAATTTAGTTCATTTAAAAAGCGCAGACATATTCAACGATATAGAAGCAATAATTTTCGGTGATTTTACCAAGGGGGGTGAGGTTGTAGAACAAGCTATAGAAAGTATTTGTTTAAAGCATATCCCAAATATAGAAACTTATAAAGCCGTAAGAATAGGGCATGGAGAGGTAAACCATCCGGTTATTATGAATCATGAAGTAATTATAAGCAGGAATATTTTAAGTTTTACTAGCCCTTTTAAAATAATAGAAAGCAAATGA
- a CDS encoding sodium:solute symporter family transporter — MPNIDPLIFTSFLAINLLVGLLNIRGIHNIREYAIGKRNFSTGTIVATLIATWVGTSTFLIDNSRIYTDGLFCLLPSIFGSVVSWLLISYFIAPRFENFLGNLSASEIIGEAYGNKVRILMSVVSILMSIGRIAMQFHIASLILQLFFNISNFYIDLSIATVIISYSAFGGVKSVTFTEAVQFFTYSAVIPVIGIIVWNVFSDPHITIDSNAQTRLTDLQGLFYYTSPKFWISLNIFIYFAISSLGPSIFQRILMAKDTKQISRTFFISVIICLCLSILFIRIAILLLPQDPVADNNELFLWIIKSYIGFKGLIVGVIMAMIISSTNSYINVAAVTFTNDIIKKTSLNYNYVTAITIGLIGFIISLYTKDLINLLLLLTSIYLPLITLPLILLIYGFKSTDRSFFIGSIAAILTIILWQIFSLRAALGIYPILPATIVNLLFFLGSHYILKQPRGFSSLKELLAVKIIMQERKRKFLISLRDLKNFNIFKYWKSTIPSKEITYSYIGIFILISMFSSLYTTPGSRIMNHLQIYNIIYHTTLITAAILITYPMWPLKFKKNYIISLSWFVATFIILIFFGSLLVISNNFYQLQLMSSIINLLIIVTLLRWQATLLMTVTGVFASIEFYKYFMDEKLLVSINSFQFKVVYLLTLFNSLLIVFLKPRRGQERLVNLKNTHLGNRVNYREQELEKLLDLKHEFLRNINHEINTPLTGIISLGETLWGNYDKFNEDQRRNAVEIIARNSIRLNSLINNILDFSKLPSLNYKLNKENINLSELLHERIQICKKLYLNGKTLNFVSDIEENIIFNYDPHYIKHTFDNLIINAIHYCSEGIIKIVPHIHEDNILFSIKDDGIGVSKAELRSIFGVFVVSSKTRTPVGGRGVGLALCKKVIELHAGKIWVENDKQGKTQFIFTMPL; from the coding sequence ATGCCAAATATAGACCCCCTCATTTTTACTAGCTTTTTAGCGATTAATTTGCTAGTTGGACTTTTAAATATCAGGGGTATACATAATATTCGTGAATATGCGATAGGGAAAAGGAATTTTTCTACAGGTACGATAGTTGCAACTCTTATTGCTACTTGGGTCGGTACTAGTACTTTTTTAATCGATAATTCAAGAATATATACGGATGGATTATTTTGCTTATTACCTAGTATATTCGGTAGTGTCGTTAGTTGGTTATTAATCAGTTACTTTATAGCTCCTCGTTTTGAGAATTTTTTGGGTAACTTATCGGCGTCGGAAATAATAGGGGAGGCATACGGTAACAAAGTTCGTATTCTTATGTCGGTAGTTAGCATATTAATGTCTATAGGTAGGATTGCCATGCAATTCCACATAGCAAGTTTAATATTACAGCTATTCTTTAATATTTCAAATTTTTACATAGATTTATCTATAGCTACGGTAATAATAAGCTATTCAGCTTTTGGCGGTGTAAAATCGGTTACTTTTACCGAAGCCGTACAGTTTTTTACCTATAGTGCCGTTATTCCGGTAATAGGAATTATCGTATGGAATGTTTTTAGCGACCCACATATAACTATAGACTCAAATGCACAAACTCGTCTGACTGATTTACAAGGATTGTTTTACTATACTAGCCCTAAATTTTGGATTTCTTTAAATATTTTTATATATTTTGCGATTTCGTCACTTGGTCCTTCAATCTTTCAAAGAATATTGATGGCAAAAGATACAAAGCAAATATCACGAACATTTTTTATTTCAGTAATTATTTGTCTTTGTTTGTCTATATTATTCATTCGGATTGCAATATTATTACTGCCTCAAGATCCAGTAGCTGACAATAATGAATTGTTTTTATGGATTATTAAAAGTTATATAGGATTTAAAGGGTTAATCGTCGGCGTTATTATGGCAATGATAATCTCAAGTACTAACTCTTATATTAACGTTGCAGCAGTAACTTTTACTAATGACATCATTAAAAAGACCTCATTAAATTATAATTATGTAACGGCAATTACTATAGGTTTAATAGGTTTTATTATATCGCTTTATACGAAAGATTTAATAAATCTACTTCTATTACTAACTAGTATCTATTTGCCGCTAATAACTTTGCCGTTGATTTTGTTAATATACGGTTTTAAATCAACTGATAGAAGTTTTTTTATCGGCAGCATTGCTGCAATATTAACTATTATATTGTGGCAGATATTTTCTTTAAGAGCGGCTCTAGGTATTTATCCGATATTACCCGCAACTATCGTAAATTTACTCTTTTTCCTTGGAAGCCATTATATTTTAAAGCAACCCAGGGGGTTTAGTTCTTTAAAAGAACTGCTAGCCGTTAAAATAATCATGCAAGAGAGAAAAAGAAAATTTTTGATCTCACTTCGTGATCTTAAGAATTTTAACATCTTTAAATATTGGAAAAGTACCATACCTAGTAAGGAAATTACCTATAGTTATATCGGTATATTTATTTTAATATCGATGTTCTCATCTTTATATACTACACCTGGTAGCAGAATAATGAACCATTTGCAGATATATAATATTATTTACCATACCACACTTATAACTGCTGCAATATTAATCACTTATCCTATGTGGCCTTTAAAATTTAAAAAGAATTATATTATATCTTTATCTTGGTTTGTTGCCACTTTCATTATATTAATATTTTTTGGTAGTTTACTTGTTATATCAAACAATTTCTATCAATTACAACTGATGAGTTCTATAATTAACTTACTTATAATTGTAACGCTATTAAGGTGGCAAGCTACTTTACTTATGACGGTTACAGGCGTATTTGCTAGTATAGAGTTTTATAAATATTTTATGGATGAGAAACTATTAGTTAGTATAAACAGTTTTCAGTTTAAAGTAGTATATCTCTTAACCTTATTTAATAGCCTTTTAATAGTATTTTTAAAACCAAGACGAGGGCAAGAGAGATTAGTTAATCTAAAAAACACCCATTTAGGTAATAGAGTTAATTATAGAGAGCAAGAGTTAGAGAAATTACTCGATTTAAAGCACGAATTTTTGCGTAATATAAACCATGAAATCAATACACCGCTAACCGGTATTATTAGCCTTGGTGAAACCTTATGGGGTAATTATGATAAATTTAATGAAGATCAACGTCGCAATGCCGTAGAGATTATAGCTAGAAACTCTATTAGATTAAATAGCTTGATAAATAATATTCTAGATTTTTCAAAATTACCCAGTCTTAATTATAAACTAAATAAAGAAAATATAAATTTAAGTGAATTATTACACGAAAGAATTCAAATATGTAAGAAGTTATATCTAAATGGCAAAACTTTAAATTTTGTATCTGATATTGAAGAGAATATAATATTTAACTATGATCCTCATTATATTAAACACACATTCGATAATTTAATAATAAATGCTATTCACTATTGTAGTGAGGGGATAATAAAAATTGTTCCGCATATACACGAAGATAATATATTGTTTAGTATAAAAGACGATGGAATAGGAGTGTCAAAAGCAGAATTACGAAGTATATTCGGCGTATTTGTTGTGAGCTCTAAAACACGTACACCGGTAGGAGGTAGGGGAGTAGGGCTTGCATTATGTAAGAAAGTAATAGAACTGCACGCTGGAAAAATTTGGGTAGAAAACGATAAGCAAGGGAAGACCCAGTTTATTTTCACAATGCCTTTGTGA